In one Paraburkholderia azotifigens genomic region, the following are encoded:
- a CDS encoding ATP-grasp fold amidoligase family protein — translation MPTTEYAQADEEMRVSAPVREPAGSSATFVARELPEEAVLRGPVPSQSAMRRMKEKVKLMLPDPLFLSLLHRKCIGRYPRLVHPATFNEKILQRNLRPDPRYVRLTDKLTVREYVAVKLGEEHVVPLIAAPEAFTREVFDSLPDAFVMKANHGSTFVEIVRNKSETTFERLQELADRWLSTSFYWVARERHYRRIKPRIFFEALLLDRQGRIPADFKIHCFGGHTGHPLMYILLITDRFGKHTHGDVFDAQWRRTDVMIGPYTRSPTPPPRPENLDAVLKAAAILAADFNYVRVDLYAYDNRVYFGELTFTPGAGVLPFTPDHIDYEWGKLLSDKAEI, via the coding sequence ATGCCAACAACTGAATATGCGCAGGCTGATGAAGAAATGCGTGTCTCCGCCCCGGTCAGAGAACCGGCGGGATCGTCCGCAACGTTTGTTGCACGTGAGTTGCCAGAGGAAGCCGTCTTGAGAGGGCCTGTCCCTTCGCAGTCCGCGATGAGGAGAATGAAAGAGAAGGTAAAGCTGATGCTGCCCGATCCGCTTTTTCTAAGCCTCTTGCACCGCAAGTGCATTGGGCGCTATCCGCGGCTCGTTCATCCCGCCACTTTCAATGAAAAGATTCTCCAACGCAATCTTCGGCCTGATCCACGCTATGTACGTTTGACCGACAAGCTCACGGTCAGGGAATATGTTGCCGTCAAACTTGGCGAAGAACATGTCGTACCGTTGATCGCGGCGCCTGAGGCCTTTACACGTGAGGTATTCGACAGTCTGCCCGACGCTTTCGTGATGAAGGCCAATCACGGGAGCACGTTTGTCGAGATCGTGCGGAACAAATCGGAGACCACGTTCGAAAGACTGCAGGAACTGGCTGACAGATGGCTGTCGACGTCGTTCTATTGGGTCGCGCGTGAACGCCACTACAGGCGGATCAAGCCGCGCATCTTCTTCGAAGCGCTGCTATTGGACCGGCAGGGACGGATTCCTGCCGACTTCAAGATCCACTGCTTTGGCGGCCATACCGGACATCCGCTGATGTACATACTTTTGATCACGGACCGGTTCGGCAAGCACACGCACGGCGACGTGTTCGACGCGCAATGGCGGCGTACGGATGTGATGATCGGACCCTACACGCGCAGTCCGACGCCACCGCCCCGTCCTGAGAATCTGGATGCGGTGCTGAAGGCAGCGGCCATCCTGGCCGCTGATTTCAACTATGTGCGCGTCGATCTCTACGCATATGACAACCGCGTGTACTTCGGCGAATTGACGTTCACACCAGGCGCAGGCGTGTTGCCCTTTACGCCCGATCACATCGACTATGAATGGGGAAAGCTTTTGAGTGATAAGGCGGAGATATGA
- a CDS encoding helix-turn-helix domain-containing protein, giving the protein MAAAGAIGDAFCLANKLEEELGVDAPYRFSVLSEAGGFVTGGSGFPIWTQKLDRYQLSDFHAFFVACSGDPVTESSEHLVSWLSRQGPGAPACTRQKTDLSNGPVHAAVPVFVLDDGLSETRPAGATPTEMALVQIERDVSANTVRRIAHALQPQVRQRMRPDADDLSIATTTEKIRESARWIRENYSKPISVSQAADSAAMSKRNYQRRFKVEFGMTPLEYLLRTRFEVVCSMLMDTDLPIDKIARRCGMGDGNRLGRIFKVRYGMSPTSFRALRHLGNANHGVAPPPAAASSNAVQPVAAAGSLMKSAY; this is encoded by the coding sequence ATGGCAGCGGCGGGTGCGATTGGCGATGCCTTCTGCCTCGCCAACAAGCTCGAAGAGGAGCTGGGCGTGGACGCGCCCTATCGCTTTTCGGTGTTGTCGGAGGCAGGTGGCTTCGTGACGGGCGGCTCCGGCTTTCCGATCTGGACGCAGAAACTCGACCGCTATCAGCTGTCGGACTTCCATGCGTTCTTCGTCGCGTGCAGCGGGGACCCAGTAACGGAATCGAGCGAGCACCTTGTCTCGTGGCTTTCACGCCAGGGGCCGGGCGCGCCAGCCTGCACGCGGCAAAAGACGGATCTTTCCAATGGTCCCGTGCACGCCGCCGTTCCCGTGTTCGTTCTCGACGACGGCCTTTCGGAGACGCGCCCCGCAGGCGCGACGCCGACCGAGATGGCGCTCGTGCAGATCGAACGCGACGTGAGCGCGAATACCGTGCGCCGCATTGCGCATGCGCTGCAGCCGCAAGTGCGTCAGCGCATGCGGCCCGACGCCGACGATCTGAGCATCGCGACCACGACGGAGAAGATCCGCGAATCCGCGCGCTGGATCAGAGAAAACTACAGCAAGCCCATTTCCGTGAGCCAGGCCGCCGACTCCGCCGCGATGAGCAAGCGCAATTACCAGCGCCGCTTCAAGGTGGAATTCGGCATGACCCCGCTCGAGTACCTGCTTCGCACGCGCTTCGAGGTGGTGTGCTCCATGCTGATGGATACGGATCTGCCCATCGACAAGATCGCGCGACGCTGCGGCATGGGCGATGGCAATCGGCTGGGGCGGATCTTCAAGGTTCGCTATGGCATGTCCCCGACGAGCTTTCGGGCGTTGCGTCATCTCGGCAACGCGAATCATGGTGTAGCCCCGCCGCCCGCGGCGGCGAGCAGCAATGCCGTGCAACCCGTCGCAGCGGCAGGTTCGCTAATGAAGTCTGCTTACTAG